A genomic segment from Propioniciclava sp. MC1595 encodes:
- a CDS encoding LacI family DNA-binding transcriptional regulator, with the protein MAIEASAPEGGPPDRPATIYTVAEAAGVSHQTVSRYLKGDSLRPGNRERVEQAVKALDYQVNDVAQALSTKKSHRIGAFVFDIDDWAPQRILAGAAKAARSAGYILDILRVDPEDYVSLRNAVRLMNRTMLAGVVVISPSDPILRLLQLERLRVPWVVEAEPVLGPDDDRALQHPFARVVSHLADLGHERFFHIGGPVSWPAERNRREAYRQTLARRGLTNCGETQGLWGAAAGYEAMASYPHADAPTAIVAASDQLALGALFWLQEHGVRVPDDVSVSGYDGIADTAYYWPPLTTVAVDFPRMGRNTVQALLALEGGGGPPDLGMPVGELVPRASTGRPGGGIPAP; encoded by the coding sequence ATGGCGATCGAGGCCTCCGCTCCGGAGGGCGGCCCGCCCGACCGGCCCGCCACGATCTACACCGTCGCGGAGGCGGCGGGCGTGAGCCACCAGACGGTGTCCCGCTACCTCAAGGGCGATTCCCTGCGACCCGGCAACCGCGAGCGGGTGGAGCAGGCGGTGAAGGCCCTGGACTACCAGGTCAACGACGTCGCGCAGGCCCTCTCCACGAAGAAGTCGCACCGGATCGGTGCGTTCGTGTTCGACATCGACGACTGGGCGCCGCAGCGCATCCTGGCCGGGGCGGCCAAGGCCGCGCGCTCCGCGGGCTACATCCTCGACATCCTCCGCGTCGACCCGGAGGACTACGTGTCGTTGCGGAACGCCGTCCGCCTGATGAACCGCACCATGCTGGCGGGGGTCGTGGTCATCTCGCCCTCCGACCCGATCCTGCGGCTGCTGCAGCTCGAACGGCTGAGGGTCCCGTGGGTCGTGGAGGCCGAGCCCGTCCTGGGCCCGGACGACGACCGCGCCCTCCAACACCCCTTCGCCCGGGTCGTGAGCCACCTCGCCGACCTGGGCCACGAACGCTTCTTCCACATCGGGGGCCCGGTCTCCTGGCCGGCGGAACGGAACCGCCGCGAGGCCTACCGGCAGACGCTCGCCCGCCGGGGCCTGACGAACTGCGGCGAGACCCAGGGGCTGTGGGGCGCCGCCGCCGGCTACGAGGCCATGGCGTCCTACCCCCACGCGGACGCCCCCACCGCGATCGTCGCGGCGAGCGACCAACTGGCTCTGGGGGCGCTGTTCTGGCTGCAGGAGCACGGCGTCCGGGTCCCGGACGACGTCAGCGTGTCGGGCTACGACGGCATCGCGGACACGGCGTACTACTGGCCGCCGCTCACCACGGTGGCCGTCGACTTCCCCCGTATGGGACGCAACACGGTGCAGGCGCTCTTGGCGCTGGAGGGCGGCGGCGGGCCGCCCGACCTGGGGATGCCGGTCGGGGAGCTCGTCCCGCGCGCGTCCACGGGCCGCCCGGGCGGGGGCATCCCCGCACCCTGA
- the galK gene encoding galactokinase, translated as MSNHISLLPAWDDAEGVRRASELFLATYGSRPDGVWAAPGRVNLIGEHLDYNGGFSLPFALPHRTFVALARRDDEFVRLVSDLGAGEPWTGSLDDLGPGRAAGWIAYAGGPAWVLRDEGLPVGGFDAAIASCVPLGAGLSSSAALETAVALALDELFHDGTLGADDAGRTRLAAACVRAENEVAGAATGGMDQAAALRTTAGHALLIDSRDASVRQVPLDLDAAGLAVLVIDTRAPHALADGQYASRRAACERAAARLAVRTLCEVADPEAALARLDDPEEVRRARHVFTEQERVRRVIDLVSASRLSEIGPDLDGSHASLAGDYEVSCRELDVAVSAARDAGARGARMTGGGFGGSAIALVERGAESRVADAVASAFAEHGFNPPAFLVARASAPGGRVA; from the coding sequence ATGTCGAACCACATTTCCCTCCTGCCCGCCTGGGACGACGCGGAAGGCGTCCGGAGGGCCTCGGAACTCTTCCTCGCCACGTACGGCAGCCGGCCCGACGGCGTGTGGGCCGCACCCGGCCGGGTGAACCTGATCGGCGAGCACCTCGACTACAACGGCGGCTTCAGCCTGCCGTTCGCGCTGCCCCACCGCACGTTCGTGGCGCTGGCGCGCCGCGACGACGAGTTCGTCCGGCTGGTCTCGGATCTCGGCGCGGGCGAGCCGTGGACCGGCTCTCTGGACGACCTCGGCCCGGGCCGGGCGGCCGGCTGGATCGCGTACGCGGGCGGGCCCGCCTGGGTCCTGCGCGACGAGGGCCTCCCCGTGGGCGGGTTCGACGCGGCGATCGCCTCCTGCGTGCCCCTGGGCGCCGGGCTCTCCTCCTCCGCGGCCCTCGAGACCGCGGTCGCCCTGGCCCTCGACGAGCTCTTCCACGACGGGACCCTCGGCGCCGACGACGCGGGCCGCACCCGGCTCGCGGCCGCCTGCGTGCGCGCCGAGAACGAGGTGGCCGGGGCCGCGACCGGCGGCATGGACCAGGCCGCAGCGCTCCGCACCACCGCCGGGCACGCCCTGCTCATCGACAGCCGTGACGCCTCCGTCCGGCAGGTCCCGCTCGACCTGGACGCCGCGGGCCTCGCCGTGCTGGTGATCGACACCCGCGCCCCCCATGCCCTCGCCGACGGCCAGTACGCGAGCCGGCGGGCCGCGTGCGAGCGGGCGGCCGCGCGCCTCGCCGTCCGGACGCTGTGCGAGGTGGCCGACCCGGAGGCCGCCCTCGCGCGGCTGGACGACCCGGAGGAGGTTCGCCGCGCGCGGCACGTCTTCACGGAGCAGGAGCGCGTGCGCCGCGTGATCGACCTCGTGTCGGCCTCGCGGCTGTCCGAGATCGGGCCCGACCTGGACGGCTCCCACGCCTCGCTGGCGGGCGACTACGAGGTCAGCTGCCGCGAGCTCGACGTCGCGGTGTCGGCCGCCCGCGACGCCGGGGCCCGGGGTGCCCGGATGACCGGCGGCGGGTTCGGGGGCTCGGCCATCGCGCTCGTCGAGCGGGGGGCCGAGTCGCGGGTGGCGGACGCCGTGGCTTCGGCCTTCGCCGAGCACGGGTTCAACCCCCCGGCGTTCCTCGTTGCCCGCGCGTCCGCGCCCGGCGGCCGGGTGGCCTGA